GGCGGCCGCGGGAAATGCGCCTGTGTCCGTTGTGGGGAGCGGCGTGCGAACACGCGGCGGCCGCCAGGAAGGGGgtgggcagctcctcctgcaccgGACACACCCCGAGTTCCTGGGACGAACGTCCCTAGCGCGGCGTGCCCATCCGCATCCCGATCCCGGGACCCCGGAGCGGAGCGAGGATTCCCCAATCTCCACCCCGGTGCGGCGGCTGCGGACCCAGCTCGGGCTTTACCTCCGACAGCGCCCGGCGGCCCACGCGCCTACGCGCCAGCGCCCCCAGCGGCGGCCGCGGGAAGAGCCGGTAGCTGCCGCGGCCGCCCCGCTCCCGTTCCCGCTCCCGTTCCCGATCCCGTTCCCGTCCCCGCCCGCCGGCACCGCGCAGTGCTGTGCCCGGCCAGGCCGGGCTCCCGCCACCCCTCCGTGCCTCATCGCGAGCGGGTCGGTGGCAGGTGCCGGTGCGGCACCAGGGAGCGCCCTCAGCTCCTCCGGGCTCCCGGACGCTGCCCGGCCCGCCGGTGAGTTGAGGGCAGCGGCGGCCCGGCGGTCTGCCGGCTCCGGCGGGAGCAGCGTCTGTGTCCGCCCCGGCGGGACTGGAAGTGCCGGGAAGGGCGCTCTGCCGCCTGCGCCGCTCCTGGCGTGGGGTTCGGATCTTCGGGGCCTTCCTGCTTCCCTTCGTTCGCTTCattccctttctccctcccttaCTTCCTCCCCCTTTCCTTGGCCGCCGCGGGCCGGGTGGGAACGTGTCCTCCTTGCCGAACCCGCCTGTGCCGCCTGTTCCCCAGGCATACCCCCGGCACTGCCAGCTGGCCGTTCCCAATGTCCGTGTCATCTGTCCCAGCCCGTGCGCACAGTCCTGTCCCAAGAAAGAAGGGGGAAGCCTGAAATGCCCCAGATTCGTTTTTGTTTCATTCGTTTTTGTTTCATTAGTTTTTGTTCTGCGTCATCTTTTGGTGACGTTAATATTTCCCGAGGGAAGCTCGCGGAGAACAATTGTTTCTTTCCATGCTGTAGTTTTGCTCTCGAGTTGAAAATAGGATCATTAGCCTGGGAAGTTAAAGGTTGAATATAACTCAAGGCGAGACGCAAAATAAAGCTGGAATGTGCCCAACCCTCATATAGATGGaacaaaaatgtaaataattttgTGAGGCTCAAACAACAGTTTGCAATCTTTCTGCAATTTTCCTAGAGTTTTTTTATCATCTAAAGACTGAATATGGACCCTGAAAGTGAAATAAAGAAGCAAATAAACCCCTTTTACTGCAATGTAAGTATTCACTTTACAAGTTGTACCTAAACCAAGTGtgaatgttattttttttctcttgagcaAGCTTGGTAAATAGCACTGGACCTGAACTTGTTTTGGTGACTTCGTCATGTTTGACTTGGCTGTGTGTTAAGAATCGCTTATTAAAGTGAATAATATTATGTTTCTAAATAAAAGCATTGTTTTTTAGTGGGTGATTAAGTGTAGATCCTGTTCAGAACAAAAATTCCTGATTTCCCTAGTTGTCAGGTTTATTGCTGTTTTTTTAAAGCACACTGGGATTTTtagaggagaagaaaatatttgggctgctgctgttcatTCACGTGAATTTAAGCTAATCTGCTCCCGTTCTGAGCTGGCCCAGGCATAAGCCAGCTGTGATAGGGAAGTTTTCCAAAGGGAGCAAGGCAGGCCCTGAGCTGATCAGAGTAAGTGTGGATGCAGCGCTGAGGGGAACAGGCTCACCTCAGGCAGGTGTCATGGCTTGTCACAATTAATGCCCTGCCTGTGGCTCTCCCTTCCCTGGAGTGTGTGAGGAAGGTCTTGGATCCGCCTTCACTTATCCACACATGCCCACACACAAAGTGTTATGAGATAGCGGCAGAGTTCTGGAGCATCTGAAATTCTTACATGATGTGGGGACTCTGGTTCATTTCACTCTGTTTTAGTGGTCATGGAGCCTTAAAAAATTCAGTTTCAGGAATTTGTCTAGTTTATTGCTCTAGTTTGTCTTTGAAGTGCTAGTACTTTTGTAGAACTTAAGCTATACCAACAATTTGATAGTAGATCTGTTTTGATACAAGTGGTATTTTATTTGTCTTGGTCTGTGTGCAATGCTAGAAATTCTTCTCTTTCATCTAGATTTGCAAAATCTGGTGTTCTTCTGCACTAAACTTGCAGACTCATTTCCttggagcaaaacacaggacGGTAAGATCAGCTTTTGAACGCACCTTTTGTCAGATTTTACCAATTTATTTAGCAATACATTATGGGGTTTGAAATCTAGTTTTTATTGTGGTGGTGAAACATACAATTTCAGCTATTTAACTAGTTTTGTTAACTTACTGTCTTCTCTACAATGATAAAGTAGAACGTGGTTTTGTACGTTAGTCCTGTCAGAGAATGTTACAACTTTATGTCTAGTAAAGACAATACATGAGAATACGTGGCTGTTAATAAAGGGAAAATGGAATTGCTTAAATCATAGACAATctccagaagaaaaagagatgtttttcttttttaattttcatgtaGTTGTTCACCTGAGATAGTCTATGCTCTTGGTATTAATTGAACTTCTATATAATGAAAACTATGCATTGTTGTTTTTTGACTCTTAAGTGCCTTTCTTATTTTTTGGTTGATAACTTGGTAATTTAGGTTGAAGAAGCACTGAAAACTCATGGCATGAGTAAGTGCAAGATTTTTTGCTTCCTGCTGTGTCCTGTACCCACATCTTTCTCCCTAGCCCAATGTAGTTGTTTatgaaacaaatggaaaaaaagactTTCTCAAGACTTGTTCTTTAAGACCTATCCTCTGCTTTTTTATGATATAGCTACCTAATCAATCAGTAATGTGAGCAAGAGGTATGCAAAGTTGATTACCAAGCACTAGCTAGAAGACTAAAAATCACCTATGTTAAATTTTTGAGAAACCCTAAAGAATTCAAGACATTAGAGACCTTCAAAagttaaaatataatttaaaaacctATGCTTCTTAAAGCATGTAGAAATACTGTATATACTTTACATTTGTTTTTGAAAGGGGTTTAGTTTGCTTCAGCTAATGaagatatttttaatacttttaataattttaataaatcgTTAAACCTCCTCTGGGTCTTGATGAACTGGTCTAGTTCCAGAAGGCGTGAAGGTCTAACTACATTTGCAATTGTTCTCCTAACTTGGTTTCATGATGCACCAAAatgttttttcaggtttctACAGTTCACTCCTCCTAGAATTCTGTTTGAAAGTTGTTGTTCAAGTCAGAAGTAGTCATTGGACCTACCTGATCTGAGAATTTTTGTTTGGACTGTAATGGAAATTTAAGTGATGAAATATTTAGCAGCTGTATGCTTGCTGAAATAAATATCCTGAAATTCCTGGGTGCCCTCAAATGTTTAGAGACATTGAACTTGATTGATCTTCCTCTCTGCCTGCTTCATTGAATTGCCTGACTTGAAATAACTTTGTTGTTGTTTAGTGTGAATGTTTTTTGTCCATCTTTTGGAGCATGGTGCTACTGACACCAGGGTCAAGGGTTCATTCCTTGAACAggactcgatgatccttgtgggtcccttccaactcactACAGTCTGAATCtgtgaaaaaaatctcttagcACGTTCAAAACTTAACTTAAACATAGCTGTTTTCTCATGTCAACAGAAGCTCTGAGTTTTTTTCAAGTAGTCAGTCAGTTATTttaccaaattattttttatactAACAATTTTATTTCTACCTCTGTGggattcttttgttttcttctttgtgttggttttttttttttttttttagttaaaacAGAAGGTTCCTTaggaaagaaattgaaaacaacAGTGAAACTTCCTGACTTTGGTAAGAATGTTTAACATCTTCCCCCAGACCTCcctccccccaccaaaaaaagaagtggaagaaataaaaaattttgaGGTACAATATTACAGGTGATGTCCAGATCTTATGAGGTCGTTGGGAGTTAATTTCTGTTCATTGTACTTTCAGTCTGCAGTAATACTTTGTAATAATACTTTATTTTTGCAATagaaatgcttttaaaagagTGGAAATAAGATTGGGGGGGACAGTGTTTCATGATAACTGACTTAATTTGTGATGTGGGACCATGTACACGAGGACCAGCTCCCCAAGCAGGGACTTGCACATgactcagtgatccttgtgggtcccttccaactcaaaatCGTCCGTGAATCtgtgaaaaaaatctcttagcACATTCAAAACTAAACATAGTTTAGTTTTCTCTTATCAGCGAAAGCTCAAAGAGTTTTTTCTAAAGTAGTCAGTTATTTTACCAAATTGTCCTTTCAACTGTActaacaattttattttcacttctttCAGATTCttacttttgttttcttctttttctttttttttttcttagggaaaaaaatgaaaacacctGCGAAACTTTCTGATTTTGGTAAGAATGTTTAATGCCTCTCCCTACTcctccctgaaaaaaaaaagtggaagaaataaaaaattttgaGGTACAACATTACAAGTGATGTCTAGATCTTAGCAGGTCATTGGGAATTCATTTCTGATCATTGTACTTTCAATCTGCAGTAATCTTTTGTAATAATACCTAATTTTTGCAATTCAAATGCTTTAGAAATAGTGGAAATAAGATTGAGGGAAATAATGTTTCATATTAACTGACTTAATTTGTGATGTGGGACCATGTATGAGCAGGGATTCACTTGTTTGTGAATTTCTTACAGCGCCACTTGAGCCAGAGAAGCTTCACGGACAGACACTGGAAGACCAGCTTAATACATGTAAAGAATCAGAACCTGCACTTGGTGAGAGCTTTTAATACTgtaattttttgggtttgtgaTATTTACCTTTAAAGAGCACAGATCAGCTTTTGAAAATGTAAAGTCAGGTAATGTGTTACAAAATCTCCTTATGATTGTACTGAGTACCCAATAGTA
This genomic window from Zonotrichia albicollis isolate bZonAlb1 chromosome 1, bZonAlb1.hap1, whole genome shotgun sequence contains:
- the MSANTD3 gene encoding myb/SANT-like DNA-binding domain-containing protein 3 isoform X3 — encoded protein: MTRTLGTASWQCRGYAWGTGGTGGFGKEDTFPPGPRRPRKGGGSKGGRKGMKRTKGSRKAPKIRTPRQERRRRQSALPGTSSPAGADTDAAPAGAGRPPGRRCPQLTGGPGSVREPGGAEGAPWCRTGTCHRPARDEARRGGGSPAWPGTALRGAGGRGRERDRERERERERGGRGSYRLFPRPPLGALARRRVGRRALSEEFWLLGKTVENAKRNNKAC